From Brochothrix thermosphacta DSM 20171 = FSL F6-1036, a single genomic window includes:
- a CDS encoding DNA alkylation repair protein yields MALVKDIYSEVFLETIMSAILEYDATFNQALFQQKIEAKGWEELTLMGRVDRFSSALHESLENKDLTVVGPLLLHIQETGKGLAYIFLPDYVAKYGQNNVPVALQLLEQLTSGSTGEFAIRAFLTNHYEETMTKMKIWSQHPTDEHVRRLASEGCRTRLPWAKKVPGLVDQTADIITILKQLKDDESLYVRKSVANNINDLSKDHPQLVIELMGEWHSNASAEVMWLIRKGLRTLLKEGQSDVLALLDYAAASDMTLTDVVFNVDRIAVSLGETSTFTYSFDALASEKTTVRLLLEVDFVKKHGTSTKRFFLSEKKITPLMKTYGGEKNYVWKNLTTRQHYTGTYVFRLVLNGEIIGETTVDFSI; encoded by the coding sequence ATGGCATTAGTGAAGGATATTTATTCAGAAGTTTTTTTGGAGACAATCATGTCAGCAATTTTAGAGTATGATGCGACCTTTAACCAGGCGCTCTTTCAACAAAAAATAGAAGCAAAAGGTTGGGAAGAATTAACGTTAATGGGTCGAGTGGACCGGTTTTCAAGTGCTTTGCATGAGAGTTTGGAAAACAAAGACCTGACAGTTGTTGGACCATTATTGTTACACATACAAGAAACAGGTAAAGGCCTAGCTTACATCTTTTTACCTGATTACGTGGCGAAATACGGTCAAAATAATGTGCCAGTAGCGCTACAATTACTTGAGCAATTAACAAGCGGTTCGACAGGTGAATTTGCAATCCGTGCCTTTCTAACAAATCATTACGAAGAAACAATGACGAAAATGAAGATTTGGTCACAACATCCAACTGATGAACATGTCCGTCGTTTAGCCAGCGAGGGATGTCGTACGCGTTTACCATGGGCAAAAAAAGTGCCGGGATTAGTAGATCAAACAGCTGATATTATCACTATTTTAAAACAACTAAAAGATGATGAGTCACTTTATGTACGAAAAAGCGTGGCTAATAATATTAATGACTTGAGCAAAGACCACCCACAGCTGGTGATAGAATTGATGGGTGAATGGCATAGTAACGCATCAGCAGAAGTCATGTGGCTCATACGTAAAGGGTTAAGAACATTGCTGAAAGAAGGTCAGTCAGATGTGTTGGCACTGTTAGATTATGCAGCTGCTTCTGACATGACACTCACGGATGTTGTATTTAATGTTGATCGTATTGCAGTTAGTTTGGGCGAGACATCAACGTTTACGTATTCATTCGACGCATTAGCAAGTGAAAAAACAACCGTACGACTTCTATTAGAAGTGGATTTTGTAAAAAAACATGGAACTTCTACTAAACGTTTCTTTTTAAGTGAAAAGAAAATAACGCCACTAATGAAGACTTATGGCGGTGAGAAAAATTACGTTTGGAAAAACTTAACGACGCGTCAACATTATACAGGAACGTATGTTTTTCGTTTAGTATTAAACGGTGAGATCATTGGTGAAACAACTGTTGATTTCAGTATTTAA
- a CDS encoding helix-turn-helix domain-containing protein: protein MEAETRLKELSTFLTNKRASLSPEAVGLPLGGQRRRVIGLRREEVAMLAGVSTSWYTRFEQGKNIQLSVDTVRAIANVLQLTPEENNYLLSLAVHYQYEAVAPTQPATTHKHKDVHKVVQAISDYPVLVTDRYLNIVDWNDAATRLLIDFQQLKVTERNLIDVIFTKRAIRRLALNWTELATQFVAIFKGNYGKYTADPQYGIFIQALEAKSETFKKMWHANTINRDPDLQLIFNLPGIGSVAYQLTSLETTDVGSEYRLSIFVPIVSES, encoded by the coding sequence ATGGAAGCGGAAACAAGATTAAAAGAACTTTCAACTTTTTTAACAAACAAACGGGCATCATTGTCACCAGAAGCAGTCGGTTTACCTTTAGGAGGGCAAAGACGTCGTGTTATTGGTTTAAGACGTGAGGAAGTCGCAATGCTTGCTGGTGTGAGCACAAGTTGGTACACACGATTTGAACAAGGGAAAAATATACAGCTATCAGTTGATACAGTACGTGCCATTGCCAATGTATTACAACTAACACCTGAAGAAAATAATTATTTACTCTCGCTAGCGGTACACTACCAATATGAGGCAGTCGCACCGACACAACCTGCTACCACCCATAAACACAAAGATGTACATAAAGTAGTGCAGGCAATTAGTGACTATCCCGTATTAGTCACTGATCGCTATTTGAACATTGTAGATTGGAATGATGCTGCAACACGATTGCTGATTGATTTTCAACAATTGAAGGTAACCGAACGTAATTTGATTGATGTGATTTTTACAAAAAGGGCAATTCGTCGTTTGGCACTCAATTGGACGGAATTAGCTACACAATTTGTGGCGATTTTTAAAGGTAATTACGGCAAATATACCGCTGATCCACAATACGGCATTTTTATTCAGGCACTCGAAGCAAAAAGTGAAACATTTAAAAAAATGTGGCATGCCAATACGATTAATCGTGACCCAGACTTACAATTAATCTTTAATTTACCAGGGATAGGGAGCGTGGCTTACCAACTCACATCATTAGAGACAACAGATGTGGGAAGTGAATACAGGCTGAGCATTTTTGTGCCAATCGTAAGTGAAAGTTAA
- a CDS encoding AAA family ATPase has translation MRYLRSFQLSAKKMKACTIYPYNILANKRSEVLVFDTVTILYGTNGSGKSTLLNILAQKLGIPGAEPPKQGGSVDYFANYVNESQISFELDEVTNRDFNIPANSRYIKSEDILYEIKKIQQEAILREGYFYERGKLGETKAERSEHLETYEMKKSIDRLSFSQEKYSNGETAKHIYEDFIEPEGIYLLDEPEASLSPENQLKLVDFIADAARFLNCQFIIATHSPFLLGGLESTIYQLDLPGLHTCDWTALENVQTYQRFFAKHSTSFNNAN, from the coding sequence ATGCGTTATCTACGAAGTTTTCAATTGTCTGCTAAAAAAATGAAGGCGTGTACTATCTATCCGTACAATATTCTAGCCAATAAGCGTTCAGAAGTTCTCGTATTTGATACGGTCACAATATTATATGGCACTAACGGTTCTGGTAAATCGACGCTGTTAAATATCCTGGCACAAAAGTTAGGGATACCAGGTGCAGAACCACCCAAACAAGGAGGTAGCGTTGATTATTTTGCCAACTATGTGAATGAGAGTCAGATTAGTTTCGAGCTTGATGAAGTGACTAATCGTGATTTTAATATACCTGCAAACAGTCGTTATATCAAAAGTGAAGATATCTTATATGAGATAAAAAAGATACAGCAAGAAGCTATTTTGCGTGAAGGTTATTTCTATGAACGTGGTAAGCTTGGTGAGACGAAAGCAGAGCGTTCAGAGCATCTCGAAACATATGAGATGAAGAAAAGTATTGATAGGCTCAGTTTCTCTCAAGAAAAATATTCAAACGGTGAAACAGCAAAACATATATATGAAGATTTTATTGAACCCGAGGGTATTTATTTGTTAGATGAGCCAGAAGCATCCTTGTCACCTGAAAACCAGTTGAAACTAGTTGATTTTATTGCTGATGCTGCACGGTTTTTAAACTGTCAATTTATTATTGCAACACATTCACCTTTTTTACTAGGTGGATTGGAAAGTACCATTTATCAATTAGATTTACCGGGATTGCATACATGTGACTGGACAGCATTAGAAAATGTTCAAACCTATCAGCGCTTCTTTGCAAAACATAGCACTTCTTTCAACAATGCAAACTAA
- a CDS encoding sugar O-acetyltransferase yields MNQRERMIAGLPYIANKDASLVKERDELKIKVHKYNQLLPTQREELSKGIKAIFGNTGEAITVKQPFRCDYGANISVGENFYANYNCTILDVGPVTIGSNVQFAPNVSLFTAGHPVHPTSRNSGYEYGIAITIGDNVWIGGNTVVNPGVTIGENTVIGSGSVVTKDIPANVIAVGNPCRVFRAITEEDRDYYYKNQRFDVTDY; encoded by the coding sequence ATGAATCAAAGAGAACGCATGATAGCAGGTCTGCCGTATATCGCAAATAAAGATGCAAGTTTAGTAAAAGAACGCGATGAACTAAAAATAAAAGTACATAAGTATAATCAACTATTACCCACGCAACGTGAGGAGTTATCGAAAGGGATCAAAGCTATTTTTGGTAATACGGGCGAAGCGATTACAGTCAAACAACCGTTTCGCTGTGATTACGGTGCAAATATTTCGGTAGGTGAAAACTTCTACGCCAACTATAACTGCACGATTTTAGATGTGGGTCCTGTCACTATTGGATCAAACGTACAATTTGCTCCGAATGTATCGCTGTTCACAGCCGGGCACCCTGTTCATCCGACATCGCGTAATTCTGGTTATGAATATGGCATTGCCATTACTATCGGTGATAATGTATGGATTGGTGGTAATACAGTTGTTAATCCTGGTGTAACAATCGGTGAAAATACGGTCATCGGATCAGGCAGTGTGGTAACGAAAGATATTCCCGCCAATGTTATTGCCGTGGGAAACCCTTGTCGTGTATTCCGTGCAATTACAGAAGAAGATCGTGATTATTATTATAAAAACCAACGTTTTGA
- a CDS encoding YbgA family protein → MQVTREQQQEWAALKYDVMAHSQREYNAIRQLFKGNEWSEEKEGSYRRLIQNAYETVPTRGSLLNAYQHVWGYFKRIATPEELVRYRELSEHFSPTTDELLPFLRALTVKYQMKYLLNSNLLFPTKKTDS, encoded by the coding sequence ATGCAAGTTACGCGAGAGCAACAGCAGGAATGGGCGGCGCTTAAATACGATGTGATGGCGCATTCCCAAAGAGAGTACAACGCCATACGGCAGTTGTTTAAAGGTAATGAATGGAGCGAAGAGAAAGAAGGTTCCTATCGTCGATTGATTCAGAACGCTTATGAAACGGTTCCTACAAGAGGTTCATTGTTAAATGCATATCAACATGTGTGGGGCTATTTCAAACGCATAGCAACACCTGAGGAGCTCGTACGTTACCGTGAATTGAGTGAGCATTTTTCACCCACCACGGATGAGTTATTGCCCTTTTTACGTGCGTTAACAGTGAAGTATCAAATGAAGTATTTATTGAATTCAAATTTATTATTCCCAACAAAAAAAACTGACTCTTAA
- a CDS encoding beta-ketoacyl-[acyl-carrier-protein] synthase family protein translates to MQERVVITGMGMISPLGYTVDESYHNLRAGKSGIQKLQNSDAQTALIGGVINDPYSHSSITVKERRRLDRFAFFALEAAQQAFDDSGIENNCDSYRLGTFVGSGIGGIETLINNIELYNTRGPRRVSPSFVPMIMPNAATGNISIAFNAKGPSYAPVSACATGNTAIGEAYRQIKAGYIDAAFAGGSEASMVPVAFAGFANARALSSAYTETPEAASRPFDDARDGFVMGEGGAVLILESLSHANARGANIYAEITGYGTTTDAHHLVAPEPTGDGAYRAMTLALADAHLQPKDIDVISAHATSTPLGDAIEAASLHKLFKEELAHIPVTANKSMTGHLFGAAGAFEAIALAKMLANNEITPTRNYRSDHHEGELNLSDKLITKPLTHGLSNSFGFGGHNAVLVISAFTS, encoded by the coding sequence ATGCAAGAACGTGTTGTCATTACAGGCATGGGAATGATTTCCCCGCTTGGTTATACAGTTGATGAAAGTTATCACAATTTACGTGCAGGAAAATCGGGGATTCAAAAATTACAAAATAGTGACGCGCAGACAGCATTAATTGGCGGTGTCATTAATGATCCTTATTCACACAGCTCTATTACAGTTAAAGAGCGACGACGCTTAGATAGATTTGCCTTTTTCGCACTCGAAGCAGCACAGCAAGCGTTTGACGATTCAGGAATTGAAAACAACTGTGATTCTTATCGTTTGGGCACCTTTGTTGGATCGGGGATTGGCGGAATAGAAACATTGATTAACAATATTGAGCTCTACAACACAAGAGGTCCTCGTCGTGTGAGTCCTTCTTTTGTACCGATGATTATGCCTAATGCTGCCACGGGCAATATAAGTATCGCGTTTAATGCTAAAGGTCCTTCTTACGCGCCTGTTTCGGCCTGTGCTACAGGAAATACGGCAATTGGTGAGGCTTATCGTCAGATTAAAGCTGGTTATATTGACGCTGCGTTTGCTGGAGGAAGCGAGGCTTCAATGGTGCCTGTTGCTTTTGCTGGTTTTGCAAACGCTCGCGCACTTTCTTCTGCTTATACAGAAACACCAGAAGCTGCCAGCCGTCCGTTTGACGATGCTCGTGATGGTTTTGTAATGGGAGAAGGCGGTGCTGTTCTTATTTTAGAAAGTCTCAGTCATGCCAATGCTCGCGGCGCCAACATCTATGCGGAGATAACAGGTTATGGCACCACAACCGATGCTCATCATCTTGTTGCACCTGAACCAACTGGCGATGGTGCTTATCGTGCGATGACCTTGGCATTAGCTGATGCCCATTTACAACCAAAAGATATTGATGTCATCAGCGCCCATGCTACAAGCACCCCTCTTGGTGATGCTATCGAAGCTGCCTCTTTACATAAGCTCTTCAAAGAGGAGTTAGCACATATTCCTGTTACTGCCAACAAATCGATGACCGGGCATTTATTCGGTGCTGCTGGTGCCTTCGAAGCTATCGCTCTTGCTAAAATGCTCGCAAATAATGAAATAACACCTACCCGCAATTATCGTTCGGATCATCACGAAGGCGAACTTAATTTGAGTGACAAATTAATAACGAAACCCCTCACACATGGCCTCAGCAATAGTTTTGGCTTTGGTGGCCATAATGCTGTACTCGTGATAAGCGCCTTCACCTCTTAA